DNA sequence from the Corynebacterium freneyi genome:
GAGGATCGGGATGGCCGGCGGTGATGTGACGTGGGGCGACAACGTCATCTACGCGAACTTCGGTGACGGTAGCGCCCGTGGCAGGGGACGGCGCGCCGCCCGGGGGACGTCGTCGCGGAAGGGGGCGACGGGTCGTCGTGCGGTTCGGGACGCCTCCCGGGCGCCGCGCACCCCGGTGGCCCGGCGCCTCTGGGAGTCCGTGGCCGACGCCACCGACGACGGGCGGCTGGAGCGCGGCCTGGCGTACCACCGCGACGGCAACGTGCTCGGCTTCCGGATGGTCGACGGGCAGGTCGTCGGAGAGGTGAAGGGCAGCCAGCCGGCGCCGTTTACCGTGGTGGTCAAACTGCCGTACCGCGACGCCGACGCGGCCGACGCGGTGTTGCGGTGGCTCGCGGACACCGATGGGGCCGCGGACGCCTTCGCCCGCGGGGGGTTGCCGGACAAGCGGCTCGATGAATTGCTCGTGGCCGACGACGAAGAGCCGGCGCCGCGATGTTCGTGCCCCGACCCGCATCCGGCGTGCAAGCACGTCGTCGCGGTGATGGCCGCCGCGGCGCAGGCCCTCGACGCCGAGCCGCTGAACGCGTTGGAGCTGCGCGGCGTCGGCGTGCACGAGGCCAAGCACCGGCTGGCGGCGATGGCCGCCGACGCTGCGGCGAAGAAGTCGGCGCGGCGCACCGGCCGCGATGCCGACGGCGGGCCCGCCCGCCCCGTGCGCCGACCGACCGGGCCGGGGGCCCACGATGCGGTGCTCGAACTGGTGGAACGGGACTTCTGGGGCAATGACCTGCCCGCGATCGAGGTGCCTGCGCCCGAACCGATGGTCGTGCTCCGCGACACCGACCCGACGCTGCTGCATGCGGCGCTGCGGTCGACGACGGTGCTGTCGGTGGAGACGCTGCGCGCGGTGTCGGATCTGGAGGATTGCTGGGATCATCTGCTGTCGCCGCCGTCGTTCGATGATGCCGACGCCGATGGCGGGGCCGGCGGTCCCCGTGGCGGCGATGACGATGGTGTCGTCGCAGCGTCGTTCGACGACGAGGAATGACCTGAAATGGTCGGGGAAGGGGACGGAACTTCCCGAAGTGACGCTCGGGTGAACCGATGTTCGAATGGGGGTGGGCGTCGGCGGGCGGTGATCCGGGGCCTCTGATAAGACTCTGAACATGGATGAGCAGCGGGATTGGCGGTCGGAGGGCGGACACGGCGACGTACCGGAGGGTGCGGTGCGCTTCCTGCACACGTCGGACTGGCAACTGGGCATGACCCGGTGGTTCCTCAAGGAAGGCGACGGGGAGGCGCAGGCCAGGTACTCGGCCGACCGTCTCGAGGCCGTGCGGCGCATCGGGCGGCTCGCGCAAGAGCGGGGCGCCGAATTCATCGTCGTCGCCGGCGACGTCTTCGAGTCGAACACGCTGCCCGAACGCGACTTCCAGCGGTCGCTCGACGCCATCCGCGAACTTCCCGTGCCCGTGTACCTGCTGCCCGGCAACCACGACGCGCTCGATGCGACGTCGGTCTACCACCGGCGGGTGTTCGACGAGGTCGCCCAGAAGGGCGTGCACGTCCTGCGCGATTCGGAACCCGTGGAGGTCCGCCCCGGCGTGGAGATCGTCGGCGCGCCCCTGACCAGCCGGGTTCCCGACGTCGACCTCCTCGCGGAGGCTCTGGAGGACCTCGAGCCCACCGGCGGCGTGCGCGTCGCCGTCGCCCATGGCCAGGTCGCCGGGTTCGGCGCGGAGGTCGGGGAAACCCTGTCGCTGGAGGCGATTGCGGCGGCCGTCGACAAGCGCGCCGTGCATTACGTCGCGGTGGGAGACTCGCACTCGGCGCAGCAGCTCGACGACGACGGGCGCGTGTGGTTCTCCGGATCGCCGGAAACCACCGACTACGACGACAAGGAGAAGAACTCCGGCACCGTGCTCGTCGTCGACGCGCGGCCCGACCGGGCGCCGCTGGTGGAGGCCGTGCACATCGGCCAGTGGCATTTCCGGGCCATGGACCGAGACATCGCCGACGTCGAGGATGCGCGGGCCTGGCTCGACGAGCTGCGGATGCTCAACGACAAGTCGCGCACCTGCGTGAAGTACTCGCTGCGCGGCACCCTCAACCTCGTCGCCGACGCCGAGCTGAAGCGGGGACTGCGCGAGATCGAGCCGTCGTTCGCCGCCCTGTACCGGCGGGCCAGCGGCTCCGAAATCACCGTGGTGCCGGAGGACGGCGACATCGGCGCGCTGGGAGTCAACGGCTTCCCGCTCGACGCCGCCGAACGGCTGAAGACGAGGACGGCGGACCCGGCGCTGGCCGAGGAAGACCGTCGGACCGCCGCCGACGCGCTGGCGCTGCTCGCGCGCCTGGCCGGAACCGGGAAGTAGGGGAGGACGCCATGAAACTGCACTCGATCGAGCTGAAGAACGTCCGCGGCATCGAGCACCTGGTCGTCGACGAGTTGCCGGACCGCGGCGTGGTGGTCATCGCCGGCGACAACGAGATGGGCAAGTCGACCATCGCCGAAGCCATCCACGTCGCCCTGTCGTGGCCGGCGAAGGCCGAGCGCAAGGAAACCAAGGCGCTGCGGCCCAACAACCGCGACGCGTTCCCCGACATCAGGTTGGACATGACGCTCGGCGACACGCGCTTCGTGCTGCGCAAGGTCTTCGCCGGCCAGCGCGCGGCCACGGCCACCGAAATCACGGTGCTCGAGCCGGAGCGCAAGGAGCTGACGGGCGAGGCCGCCCAACAGTGGCTCGACGAACTCACCCGCGGCGAGGGCACGCGCGAACTGTGGGACGTCTTCGTCGCCCGCCAGGGCACCGAGCAGAAGGCGCTGCAAATGGGCTCGTACGCGAAGGTGACGGCGGCCCTGCAGGAGGCGTCGGGCGGCACGGCGGAGACCGAGGGACAGAAGTCCATCCTCGAGGCCGCGCTGGCCGAACGGGCGCTGTACTACACGGCCCAGGGCCGCGAGAAGGCGCCGCTGAAGGAGGCCCGCGAGGCCGTCGAGGCCGCCGAAACCCGGTGGGCCGCGGCGTCGGAGCGGGTGGCGCAGGTCCGCGACCTCGTGGAGGAGGCGAAGAAGAACGACCGTCGCCGCGCCGAAGTGGAATCCGCGCTGCCCGAGGCGGAGGCCGAGGTGGCCACGTGGCGCGAGACCGTCGCCGAGCTCGCCGAGTTCCGCCACGCCAAGTCGAAGGCCGACGACGCGGTGACGCTGGCGAGCGTCGAGTTGAAGAACGGCCGACAGGCCCGCGAGAGTCGCGACGAGCTCATCGCCCAGGAAAAGCAGGCGCAGGCCGCGTTGGAGCGGGTGGCCGAGGAATTGGTGCCGCTGCGGGAGGCCGCCGAGGCGGAGGTGCGGGAGGTCGACGAGGTCGAGGCGAAGGTCGTGGAGACCCGCGCCGCCCGCGACCGCGCGCGCCGTCTGTTGCAGCTTGCCGACGACGACCTGACCCAGTGCGCGAACGTGCGAAAGCTCGCCGAACTCGACGACGTGCTGGAGCGGGTCCGCGACCTCGAGGAGGAGGTGCGGGACAAGCGCCGCAAACTCGCCGAGCACCGCATCACCGCCGACGACGCGAAGCGGGCCGGCGACGCGGAAAACGAGTGGCGTACTGCGACGACGGTGCTCGAGGCGTCGTCGTCGGAGTTGACCGTCAGCGCCGCAACCGAGCAGACGGTGACCATCAACGGCGATGACGTCGAGGTCGGGGCGGAACCGGACACCCGCGCCGTGACCGCGCCGACGAGCGTGCGCGTCGGAGACGTGACCGTCACCGTGACGCCGGGCGACGGGGCCGGCGAGTACTCCGGGCGGGCGGCGCTGGCGAAGGAGAAGCTCGACGAGATTCTCTCCGAGCTGGGCGTGAGCTCCGTGCGGCGGACGGAGGAGAAGGCCAAGGCGCGCGCGGTGGTCGAGTCGGAGTTGGAGATCGCCCGCACCCGCCTCGACGCCGAGCTGAGCAACCGTGACCTGGCCGACATCCGCGAGACCCGCGACGGGCTCGACGCCGACGTGGAGGCGTACCCGGCCGTTCGCGCCGAGATGATCGCCGGCTGGTCGGACAACGGCGGCGGGGGCGGGGACCTCGACGTCGAGATGCCCGCCGACGAGGACGAGGCGCAGGCGATCCTCGACGCCGCGAAGGAAAACGAGCGCACTACATCCGGCGAGTACGAGGCCGCGATGCAGGCGGCGCAGACGATGAGCGCGCGCCCCGCCCGCCACGAACTCCACGCCAAGCAGGCCGACGAACACGCCCGAATCGAGGATGTGCGTCGCGCCGTCGATGCGCTCACCGAGGCCCGCGCCCGCGAAACCGACGACGCCCTGGCCGAACGGTTGGCGGGCCTGGAGTCCGCGTTCGACGACGCCCGCGTAGCCGCAGAAGGCGCCGCCCGGGTTCTGGTCGAGCGGGGCGCCGAAGACGCCGATGAGTCGTTGGCCGGCGCCGACGCGCACCTGCAGGGGCTGCGTGACGAGCAGATCCGCCTGCGCATCCGCCGCGGGGCGTTGACCGGCGAGCTGAAGTCGGTGACGGGCGTCAACGAGGAACTCGCCGACGCCGATGCCGAGCGCACCCGCCTGCGCCGCGAGCTGGAATCCATCACCCGTCGGGCGGCGGCGGCGAAGCTGCTGTACGAAACGCTCGAGGAATCCCGCCGCGACACCCGCCAGGCCATCGGGGAGCCGCTGTTGCAGAAGCTCACCCAGTACGGCGGCGCGGTCTTCGGCCACAGCACGACCTTCGAGCTCGACGACGGGATGGCCGTGAAGTCGCGGTCGAACGCCACCGGCACCTTCGAGTTCGACGCCCTGTCGGGCGGCGCCCAGGAACAGATCGATGTGCTGCTGCGCCTGGCCGTCGCCGGCGTCATGGACGGGGGAGGCGGTGCGCCGGTCATCATCGACGACGCGTTGGGCTACTCCGACCCGGACCGTCTGCGGAAGATGAACAACGCCTTCGCGCGGGCGGGCGAGGACAGTCAGATCCTCGTGCTGACCTGCTACCCGGAGCGTTTCTCCCGCATCGCCGACAGCCACCGCCTGGACATGGCGGACCTGCTGCGCGCCGACGGCTGATCGGACGAGAAACCCGGGCGACAAACCTACGCCTTGACGGCGGAGACCTCGATCTCCAGGACGACCTTGTCCGACACCATGACGCCGGAGTTCAGCGGGGCCTGCCAGTCCACGCCGAAGTCCTTGCGGTTGATGGAACCGGAGGCGGTCAGGCCGATGCGCTCCTGGTCGAAGGCGTCGACGTTGGTGCCCTCGAACTCGACGTCGAGGTCGATCGACTTGGTCACGCCCTTGATGGCGACGTTCGCGGCGTTGGCGTCGCCGTTGTCCGGGTCGACGGTGAAGGAACCGGTGTAATCGGTGAAACGGCCGCGGGTCTTGGTGACCATCGCGTGACGGACCATGAAGCCGATCTGCGAGTGCGCGGCATCGATGTTCCAGGTGCCGGCGAAATTGGGGGAGAGGGTCATGACGATTCCTTCCGACGTTGTTCGAATCCGGTTCGGGAGGACCGGCCCGGCGACATGTTGTCATATCAACAACTCCGATCGTAACGACCGCATGATGACACGTCAACAACGTTGTCGGTTTTGGTGAAAACCGTGGTCAATCGGGTAGCGTCTTGGTCATGCAGCAGGAAGTACCGTGGCTCGACGACGATGAGCAGACTCTCTGGCGCGCGATGATGGATGCCGCCAAGGCGGTCGAACGTGCGATGGACACGCGCCTGCTCGCCACCGAGGAGATCTCCAGCGCCGACTTCTCCGTGCTGGTGCAGCTCTCGGAAGCGGAAGGGGGCACGGTGCGCATGCGCGAACTCTGCGAGGCCCTCAGGTGGGACCGCAGCCGCATGTCGCACCAGATCACCCGCATGGCCCGCCGCGGCCTGGTGAACAAGCTGCGCTGCGCCAACGACAGCCGCGGCATCGACGTCGAACTCACCGCCCATGGCCGCGACGTCATCGAACGCGCCGCCCCGGACCACGTCCGCATGATCCGCCGCATCGTCTTCGACGAACTCGACGCCGTCCCCGGCCTCGACCGCGACGCCGCGCTGGCCGCCCTGCGCAACGTTTCCACCGCCGCCGAAGCGTTCCGCGACATGACTCTTGAGCAGTAGCCGGGTTCGGCGGTGGCCGCGATCCGGCGGGCGTCGCAAAGCATGCGAAACCGCGCCACCGGCACCCGACTACTCTTCCCGGGCCTATCCCCGTTAGCCTTACGGACATGACGGACATGAACGACTACGAATGGCTCACCGACGACGAGCAGCGCTTCTGGCAGATGCTCGTGTCCGCCTTCCGCAGCGTGGAGCGCAACATCGAGGCGACCCTCCGCGAAAACACGGGACTGACCTTCGGCGACTTCACGGTGCTCATCGCGCTGACGGAGACCGAAGACGGAGTCATGCACGTCGACGACCTGTGCCGCCGCCTGAAGTGGAACCACCCCCGCGCGCTGCTGCACACCTCGCGGATGGAAAAGCGCGGCGTCATCAGCGTCGAGGACCCCGGCGCCGACCCCGACTCCGACTACACCGTCGCCCTGACCGGCGTGGGACGCCACGTGTTCGCCGAGGCCGCGCCGGATTACGTCGCCACCGTCCGCTCCGAGGTGTTCGAGCGGCTGTCCGACGACGATGTCGCCACCATGTCCCGCTGCTTTACGGCGATTTTGCGCAACTCCGAAAACGGCAACGGCTCTAATCTGCTGTAGCCGCCGGTCGCAGTCGTTCGCCGTCCGCGATCGTCGGTGAACGCCGTTGCTGCCCTCGGCGTGGTCCCGTAAAATCGGGGCATGGCCAACATGGGCAACAACGAACCGTTCAACCAGCAGAAAATCTCCCAGTCCATCGACCGGATGGTGGGCACGCCGGTGCGCCGCAGCCACTCCAACAAGTGGGTCGCCGGCGTGTGCGGCGGCATCGAGGAAGCCACCGGATTCAACGTCACCGCACTGCGCGTCATTTTCGCCGTGCTCGGGCTGACGGTCGCACCGCTTGCGCTGCTGATCTACCTGGGCCTGTGGCTCGTCGTCCCGGAGGCGTAAAAAACCGCCGCGCCGGACGCGCCCACCGGGGCCTTTCGTCGTTCCGCGGGAGGCGGTGCTAAAGTATCGGACGTTGCCCGCAAGGGCGCACGCCTCCGTAGCTCAGTGGATAGAGCACCGGTTTCCGGTACCGAAGGTCGTAGGTTCGACTCCTATCGGGGGCACCGCGAAAAGTCCCGCACCACGTTGGTGCGGGACTT
Encoded proteins:
- a CDS encoding metallophosphoesterase family protein → MDEQRDWRSEGGHGDVPEGAVRFLHTSDWQLGMTRWFLKEGDGEAQARYSADRLEAVRRIGRLAQERGAEFIVVAGDVFESNTLPERDFQRSLDAIRELPVPVYLLPGNHDALDATSVYHRRVFDEVAQKGVHVLRDSEPVEVRPGVEIVGAPLTSRVPDVDLLAEALEDLEPTGGVRVAVAHGQVAGFGAEVGETLSLEAIAAAVDKRAVHYVAVGDSHSAQQLDDDGRVWFSGSPETTDYDDKEKNSGTVLVVDARPDRAPLVEAVHIGQWHFRAMDRDIADVEDARAWLDELRMLNDKSRTCVKYSLRGTLNLVADAELKRGLREIEPSFAALYRRASGSEITVVPEDGDIGALGVNGFPLDAAERLKTRTADPALAEEDRRTAADALALLARLAGTGK
- a CDS encoding PspC domain-containing protein produces the protein MANMGNNEPFNQQKISQSIDRMVGTPVRRSHSNKWVAGVCGGIEEATGFNVTALRVIFAVLGLTVAPLALLIYLGLWLVVPEA
- a CDS encoding YceI family protein translates to MTLSPNFAGTWNIDAAHSQIGFMVRHAMVTKTRGRFTDYTGSFTVDPDNGDANAANVAIKGVTKSIDLDVEFEGTNVDAFDQERIGLTASGSINRKDFGVDWQAPLNSGVMVSDKVVLEIEVSAVKA
- a CDS encoding AAA family ATPase — encoded protein: MKLHSIELKNVRGIEHLVVDELPDRGVVVIAGDNEMGKSTIAEAIHVALSWPAKAERKETKALRPNNRDAFPDIRLDMTLGDTRFVLRKVFAGQRAATATEITVLEPERKELTGEAAQQWLDELTRGEGTRELWDVFVARQGTEQKALQMGSYAKVTAALQEASGGTAETEGQKSILEAALAERALYYTAQGREKAPLKEAREAVEAAETRWAAASERVAQVRDLVEEAKKNDRRRAEVESALPEAEAEVATWRETVAELAEFRHAKSKADDAVTLASVELKNGRQARESRDELIAQEKQAQAALERVAEELVPLREAAEAEVREVDEVEAKVVETRAARDRARRLLQLADDDLTQCANVRKLAELDDVLERVRDLEEEVRDKRRKLAEHRITADDAKRAGDAENEWRTATTVLEASSSELTVSAATEQTVTINGDDVEVGAEPDTRAVTAPTSVRVGDVTVTVTPGDGAGEYSGRAALAKEKLDEILSELGVSSVRRTEEKAKARAVVESELEIARTRLDAELSNRDLADIRETRDGLDADVEAYPAVRAEMIAGWSDNGGGGGDLDVEMPADEDEAQAILDAAKENERTTSGEYEAAMQAAQTMSARPARHELHAKQADEHARIEDVRRAVDALTEARARETDDALAERLAGLESAFDDARVAAEGAARVLVERGAEDADESLAGADAHLQGLRDEQIRLRIRRGALTGELKSVTGVNEELADADAERTRLRRELESITRRAAAAKLLYETLEESRRDTRQAIGEPLLQKLTQYGGAVFGHSTTFELDDGMAVKSRSNATGTFEFDALSGGAQEQIDVLLRLAVAGVMDGGGGAPVIIDDALGYSDPDRLRKMNNAFARAGEDSQILVLTCYPERFSRIADSHRLDMADLLRADG
- a CDS encoding MarR family winged helix-turn-helix transcriptional regulator; this encodes MQQEVPWLDDDEQTLWRAMMDAAKAVERAMDTRLLATEEISSADFSVLVQLSEAEGGTVRMRELCEALRWDRSRMSHQITRMARRGLVNKLRCANDSRGIDVELTAHGRDVIERAAPDHVRMIRRIVFDELDAVPGLDRDAALAALRNVSTAAEAFRDMTLEQ
- a CDS encoding MarR family winged helix-turn-helix transcriptional regulator, coding for MTDMNDYEWLTDDEQRFWQMLVSAFRSVERNIEATLRENTGLTFGDFTVLIALTETEDGVMHVDDLCRRLKWNHPRALLHTSRMEKRGVISVEDPGADPDSDYTVALTGVGRHVFAEAAPDYVATVRSEVFERLSDDDVATMSRCFTAILRNSENGNGSNLL